Within the Pseudopipra pipra isolate bDixPip1 chromosome 19, bDixPip1.hap1, whole genome shotgun sequence genome, the region CTGTCACTTTCCTCACCCCATTTTACCGGCCCTGCAGCATCAGGACGGGCCGAAGGGCTCCAGGGGACACAACAGCCTGCTCGGTTACGGGTCCAACCAGCCCGGTGTGCCCGCCTGCCCCCGCCCGTCACCGGCATGGCTGGGAGAGAAGAGcatcaagcaaacaaaaaaattaatttaaaataaaaaaaggcaaagcagcCGGGCGCGGTAGGGCCCGGGGCTCCTGGGGAGCGGCgtttaaagcaaagcaaaatagagaaagaaagaatcgAGACCGAAACCAGACACAGCGCCCGCGGGAGGCCGAGGTAGATGCGCTCgctccagggctggaaggagACGAACAGGGCCGGTCCCGGGAGGTCCGACCTCCCCTCCTCGGACATCACCCCCTTTCCCGGAAACTTTTCCGAGCCCCAGCCCCCCCCGGCCGCCCGTTTACCCGCTGGTCGCCGCCGTTGGGCTCCCGCGCCGCGGGCTCcgccggcaccggcaccggcaccggcacggGGGCGGCCTGCCCGCCGACCACCGGGGGCTCGGCACCCGCCCCGGCCCGCTTCGACAGCTGCTCGTCGGCCGTCGAGTCCACGACGAGGAGGCTGACggcgccggcggcggcgcggaTCCGCTCCACCACCTGCTGATGGCTCTCCCGCTCCACGTTCTCGCCATCCACCTCCAGCAGCCGGTCCCCGGCCCGCAGCCCCGAGCGCTCGGCCGGCGAGCCCGCTTCCACCAGCCGGATGAACTGGCCCGGCTTTCCCTTCTCCCCGTGCAGGTGGAAGCCGTAGCCGTCCGGGCCGCGCTCCAGGCGGCACAgccgggcggcggggcccgcgccGCTGCTCATggcggggggagcgggcggAGCTGTGGCCGCCCCgtcccgccgcccgcgcccagAAAACTGCGCGGCCCGGGCCGTGCCGCCCGCCTATATACgggggcggggcgcggggcgcggggcggccaATGGGAGAGCGGGACGGGGAGATGGCCGCCAAATAAGGAGAGCGATGGGGCGCGGTTATGCAAATATTTGGGGTGTGGCTATGCAAATCTACTCGCCGTGGGTATGCAAATGTGTTCTCGCCCCGCTGGGGCggcccgggcgcggcggcgccgccgggtCCTGCCGCCGGCAGCGGGGCCGGACCGCTCCCTTGTGGGGTCCGACCGCTCCCTCTGGGGCCAGGCCGCTCCCCCGTGAGGTCGGGCCGATCTCTCGTGGAGTCTGGCCGCTCCCCCGTGGGGTCCAACCGCTCTCCCGTGGGAGCTGGACCGATTCCCCGTGCAGTTCCATCGCTCCCGCGTGGGAGCCGGACCGCTCTCCTGTGGGGTCGTGCCGCCGGCAGCGGGGCTGGATCGCTCCCCCGTGGGGTCCGGCCGCTCCCCCGTAGGGTTCCACCTCTCCCCCGCGGCCACCTCTGCCTCTCCATGTCAGCCATCCGGGCCCGCCGCGGCAGCCCCCACTCCCCGCTGAGCTCCCTCCTCTTCGGGTCGGTTCTGCCACCCCTCCGGGGACAGCCCCGGCTGGCCTGAGACCGGCGGGGCACTCCCCGTTGTCCCCgctctgcccacagcacacCCCGGCTGGCACACATTGTCCTCTCGGGGGCATGTCCACCCCATTCCCTCGCCCGGTCCTCGAAGGGTGATGCcggccccagggctgctccgAGGCGGAGGGCTGGAGGGATGCTCAGAGTGagataaaaaccccaaaccgaAACCGCGTGTGAACGCGGTCGGGGAGGCCGCGCTGGCCAGTAACTCGGGTAACCCACTGTGCGGCGGAAATggagcagccctgctcccccagcagtCTCTGACTCCCCCTTGGcaccctggagctgggagcaggaaggTGGGAAGATGGAGGAAACCCCAGGGGGTTTGCACTGCCCTGGCTCCACATTCTCTGCTTGTGGTTTGGGAAGCAGAAGTGGCTGCAGTGGGTTATGAGCGTGTGAGATCCTGGGGTTTGGGGTcagccagggcagagcaaggAAGCAGCaagcctgggctgctccagcactgcagcaggagtgctggtgccaggcagagctggctcCTGGAATTGTCCCAGGGAGGGTGGCACAGAGGTAAGTCAGTGTCtcccactgccagggctggctgaaGTTCCACCTGGCCAAAGGTCCTCAGGGCAGCTGGGATCGTGTTTCACCGAGCTGCAGCCAGGCAAGCAAAGAGGGGACGGCTGCGTGCCATGGGACACGTCCCTCATAGGAGATTCCACTCGAATCTCCTGCTGAAGGGACCTCAGTGGCTGAGGAACCCCTCATGTGCTCAGGGTGGCCATGCTCCAGCTCCGTGGGACCCAGCTGGGAGCCGAGGGTGGGCTCATTTGTTTCCTCCACTCGGCTGAGCATTCGCCCGCGGCCGCTCGGCCCTGAGAAACGCGGCAGAGAGGAATCCCACGGCGGCCAGAGGCAGAtgcctgcagagaggaaaaccagGGCAAGCGTGTTGTGGTACAGCCCCAGGATGGGGGGATCTATCACCCGTGTCACAGCCCTCCCCTTGGCAAGGGGGTtgtgagcagcacagccccgaGTGTGCACGTTCGGGGGGAGATGGAGGTACACTACCCTAAGTCAGGAAACAAAacccagctccagcagggctggTTTGAGCATAGGACCGTGATAAGgaggaaaggcagcagcagaggaaacagCTGGGGTTGCTTTTGGGTCCGGCAGTGCCCGCAGGatggcagggcacaggcagcaccGTTGCgccccagctgcctcctgccctttGCATCTTGGCGTGACGTTAAAGGAGCTCAAGCTGgaggggggaaagagaaaagagccAACGTCTGTTTGTGTTCAAGCCATCCAGCATTTTTTGCAGACatcagccaagcagcagcagcaatgccaTTGGTGGGAAGATGGAGTTATTTGGGGAATGCTGGACTCCGCACCATGAGAACAGCAGGGGAGGAGGTTGGTTTTAATTTAACAGGCCATGTTTACTCTTCCCCTCTCACCTTTGGACTGTCTGAAATGTGCAACGAAAGCCCCAGTGGGGAGGAAGGGGCTGTGGgtgcttccccctccccatgGCTGCTCCCACGGCCCCCCGGCCCCGTGGCTCCTCAGCGCCTGTGTGCAGCAGCCTCCCACGTTGCAgacccagggcagggatttcTCATGCAATAAACAACCAGACAGATGCAAAGCTTCAAAAATATCCAGCTTTAATCTGTAAACTTGCAAAGACAGACCCAGGAGCAGTGCAGAGGCAAAGGAGGCACTGGGGCAGGTGAGAGACGAGCAGCTCGGGCGCAGGGCCAGGGAAGATGCTGACGGGGACAGATGTGCAGGACAGTCCCCAACTCCTACGTGCAGCAGTGCCATGCCCTCCACAGCTGCTCTTCACATGAGTGCTTCAGCTGCAGAACCAAATATTCACCATCTGACTGCCCTGGGTAGTGCTCAGGGGAGCAGGCAGAGTGCTGGAGGggtcagcagtgctgggctgagcaccAGGGATGTGCAGCAACACGGAGGTCAAGCCTTGCCCCTGTGCCCTGCTGATGCCCAACAGAGCAGCATTTGCTGGCTGGAGGATCTCAGGCATCTGGTCTCCAGTGAGTGGGTTCCAGCCGCTgtttgccagcagcaggaaggaatAGTTGTGTTCCATGGGCAGCGATGGGAGAGAaacccagcctggcctgggagccagcagggctggagcatcaCTCCAGGCCACAGTGAGCATCTCCTGCATGAGGCTGGAGATGGTTTAGTCTGGAGggattgaaaataaaaaggtttttcttaaaaaaaaaaagaattcctcTAATTTCCGTGACTACaagatggggaaaaataaagttgTTTCCACATTGCTGTGTGTACTAGAAATGCCCCAAACATCGCTTGGGTGCTCCCAGGGGAGTTTTATTTCTTATCACAGTTGTAtgggcagggagcaggtttGGCTGgacccttccccatcccagcccttccctcaaGCAGAGCCAGGATACTATGAGGATATCACTGCCCTCATGGTGGCATGAAGATAAAAGCCAATGGCAGCaactgcagcagagaggagccACAGCCCAATGTGAGCGTTGGGGCGTGGGGCAGCCCGGGGGGCAGAGCTAAGGATCCCTGGAGGGAAGCCAGAGCCTGGCAGCACCAGGGACACAGGGGCTGGATCAGGCCCTTCCAGCTGGACAAGAGCAGAACTGAGAGCAGGGATGGCTGCAAGGGAGGagagggctgggggctgtgggggggcTCATCCATGGCACACGCACTGCCCCTCCAGCCGCTCCAGGTGTCCCTCAGTGAGGTGTGTGGCTGTGTCCTGGGTGATGGAGGCATCGCTGTGGCTCACTGGCCAGGCTGGCAGTCACCACACCGCAGTGATTCCCACAGTGGCACACAGCAAGCTCCAGGCGTTGTTTCACGGGGCAGAAGGATCTGGCCCCTGGATCCTGGAACTGGGGTGAGGGCCCTCCTCGTGCACTCTCTGCTCCGCTGTATTGTCCCGTCCACCTTGGCTTGTCAGAGCCTGGTTCCCTCGGGCACTCGAGGGCAGGATCAGGCCCCTCTCTgtctcctgcctgtgccctcaggGCTGCTGGCTCCTCCCGGCTGCCCTCAGGAGAAGACACAGCAGCtggatttcttcttctgtgACTCGATATAATCGTGGATCTGGAACCGGGGCTCGTCCAGCGGCTGCATCGCACGCTGCTTCAGCTCCCTGCAGTGGTGGGGCCGTGttacccacacacacacactccagcATCAGTGTGGGAGgtggtggggctgcaggggacaCCTCCCTTGCTCAGTCCCCTGGCCCCAGGTACTCACTTGGCAATGGCCAGGAAGGCCAGCTCCACGTTCATGCCTGTCTTGGCGCTCGTCTCCATGAAAGGCACCCCATATTCCTGCAAGAGCAGCATGACCCCATCAGTGGCTATCCCCAGAATGCTCTCCTGCCCCTCTGAATCACCCGTTGCCTGGCCAAGGCTTGGGGgccatcccctccctgccttgccGCAGGTTTTTTGTCTAAGTGACTGCCCAAGAGCCAGGTGGGTCTGGGCACCCATCAGAGGGGATGGCACAGCTGTATGGGGACCCTGAGTGACAGGCAACTGACTGGGGGAGATGAAGTTGGGTTagaccctggcacagctcaccCTGGCCAGCGATGCTCCATCCTCTGTCCTCACAGCCCTCTCGCTGCTCACATCAGCCTgccaagggaaggaaaatgtcaCCACACACCAGGCCAGCTGGCACCCTGGGGCATCTGGCAAGCAGGCAGTGTGGGGTGCTCACGGGACTGACAGGAATGAGGGCCATGGGGGATCCAGGAGcaaccagtgcccagagaatCTGGGATCTGTGGAACATCTGGGACCTGGTGGCATCGAGGATATCAGGGGGCATCCAGGaccttggggacatgggggatGTGGGGCAGCATCCAGTATCTGCAGGCATCCAGGACCCAGGGAGGCTCTGGTACCCTTCTGGGCATCAAATACCCAGCATCATCCAGGATCCAGAGGCATCCAGTTTCAGAGGAAAATCCAGTACCCAGTTGGGCACTGGGCACCCGATAGCACCTAGGACCCCTGGAGAGGATCTGGGGCCTGGTTGGGCATCTGGGGCTTGGAGTAACTTGGGATTCAGGGGTGCATTCAGGCCAGAGTGGGCATCCCATACCCAGCAGCATCCCATGCAGGGAGCATCCCGTACTGGGAGCCTCAGCCTCGTGCTGCCCCCCACTGGCTGTCGGGAACCCTGCCCACCCCCCGGCCCCCTCCAAACCTCTGGGGTCACCTCTGGGCCTGGCTGAGCCCAGAAAGGAGCAGAACCCAGCGGAGGGTGCAGGCAGGGTGCACACAGCTggcaggcagagcccactgagcccatccctgcacagccatAGGGATGGTCAGGGCATGGCACAGCACCACATGGCAAAGCACAGGGCCAGGGGACCCTGCATGCACCTTGTTGCCCAGCAGCATGATGACCACATCCTTCTGTGCGTACTCGTGGATCTCCGTCAGCCAGGCCTGCAGGGAAGTGGGGCTGTGTCAGGATGAGTGGTACCCCCGTCCCTCCTGTCTCAGCCCTTACATCCCCATGGTACCCCTGTTCCTCCCTCCTCAGCCCTCACATCCTCTTGGTAATCCTGCCCCTCCCCTCAACCCTCACACCACCCCACGAGGACAGGGATAATGACTGTTTTGTTGGCACGGGAACTATTCCAGCATCAAAGCCGAACAGCCTTGAAAACGCCCCGTCTCCTGGCTACAGCCCAAGCCTACGAGTAGTTCACATCCTTCCCAAACAGCGTTTTCTCCCTCCAGGCATTCTCCATGTCCCTGGACAAAACTCATCCAGCCATGCAGGACCCAGCCAGGTGCCCTGGGACGAGCTCCAGACTGGCTGAGTCTGGCCAAACCAGCCAGCACTTATTTGTAAAACAGGTTTCCAACTGCCCTAAACACCCATCCAGCCAAGCAGGGCACCCACGACCCCAGTCCCTGGGGAGGAACACACTCCTGACCCACGGGGGGACTCACGCGGATGTTGTCAAAGGACATCTTGCTGGTGATATCgtagagcaggagcagggctggaggggaagAGGCAGAGGCATTGTCACGCTGCAGGGATGCATTCCAGGCAGttcccccatccctgccagaCCCCAAACCCACCTTGGGCATCCCTGTAGTAAGCGTGGGTGACGCTGCGGAACCGCTCCTGTCCTGCCGTGTCCCAGATCTGCCAAGAAGCCACCCTGGTGAGATCAGGGAGGGGAAACACCCTCCCAGCTGAGGATACCTCTGTGGCTCCGTGCCCCAACGGCCCACGACGCTCAGCCTGGGGGAGGTTTCCAGCAATGTGGCTGGGAATTGCTTCCCCCTGCCCAGAACTCACCTGCAACTTCACCTTCACACCATCCACGGCCACCACTTtgttctgcagaagagaaggagagCACATTTATCAGCCAGCCCTGATAAATGTCTTGGCACATGTGCCAGCCAGCCCTGGTGCAGAGCTGgcactccccagcccctcagctGCTCTCCCACAGCCGGTGGGATGAAGCCAGGCTGCCCGTGGGGCTGGATGTTGCAGCCTCATTGCTACAAACCCTGATCCTGCTTGCTTGGCAGCTACAGGGACATCCCAGAGCAGCAGTCCCTCTCTCCAGGATGGAAAAGAGCAGAACCAGTGGAGACAGGACAGCAAGATCCCAGCCTGCTTTGGGTCCGGTGTGTCACTCATCTCCTACAGCCAGCACCCTGTCCTGTGGCTTCTGGGTCCCCTAACAAGCCAGCTAATGATGCCAGTTGTCCTGCAAATCCTAGGGACACCGACCCACTCTGACTCCTGCCGGGAAGCTCCAGGATTGCAGCAGTTCCTGTCTGCCTGGCCAGGGAAtttgggcagagctggggaagtgGGGAGGTCTGTATGAACCACATACAAATGTGCATTTATTAATAATACCTTGGTGTGCTTTTATAAAGTTTGCCCATCAAAAAGCCCTGACCTTTCTGTCAGGATTCCTCTGCTCCGTGTCCTGGAGGAGCCAGCTCTGTGCTAAAAATTTGGGTTATTTACAGTAATTTAAGGGCTTTGGGTGCTACAAGCTTCCTGGGGACACCCAGTGGATGATTTGGATGTCCTGCTCAGGTATCCTTGATGGTGGGAGCCTTGCTTGGTCCTTAAATGTGGTTGCAAACACTGAGTTAGGGGGTTGCATGTAGCACGCAACTTTATCCAGTGTGGCAGGAGGAAATCTCCTGGGTCACGACGGTTTGCAGTCAGGCAACTGGGCTGGTACTAGGAAGGGGAAGAGGCACTTCCATGTGAGCAGGAAAGGCAGCTATCAGGGCTTAAGCAACAGCTCTACTCAACTCGGAAGCGCAGGGACTTCTCTCCAGAGGCCAGAAGAAAGAAACGCAGAAGTTactgaaaagctatttttaagaCTCT harbors:
- the RAB37 gene encoding ras-related protein Rab-37 isoform X2 translates to MSGPDGAAETGTRPAGSGEAPKGSGDPPASPRDYELAGKVMLLGDSGVGKTCFLLQFKDGAFLSGTFIATVGIDFRNKVVAVDGVKVKLQIWDTAGQERFRSVTHAYYRDAQALLLLYDITSKMSFDNIRAWLTEIHEYAQKDVVIMLLGNKADVSSERAVRTEDGASLAREYGVPFMETSAKTGMNVELAFLAIAKELKQRAMQPLDEPRFQIHDYIESQKKKSSCCVFS
- the RAB37 gene encoding ras-related protein Rab-37 isoform X3, producing the protein MGSYTAGPGGDGYNEALLHKTILVGDSGVGKTSLLVQFDQGKFIPGSFSATVGIGFTNKVVAVDGVKVKLQIWDTAGQERFRSVTHAYYRDAQALLLLYDITSKMSFDNIRAWLTEIHEYAQKDVVIMLLGNKADVSSERAVRTEDGASLAREYGVPFMETSAKTGMNVELAFLAIAKELKQRAMQPLDEPRFQIHDYIESQKKKSSCCVFS
- the RAB37 gene encoding ras-related protein Rab-37 isoform X1 encodes the protein MGSYTAGPGGDGYNEALLHKTILVGDSGVGKTSLLVQFDQGKFIPGSFSATVGIGFTVMLLGDSGVGKTCFLLQFKDGAFLSGTFIATVGIDFRNKVVAVDGVKVKLQIWDTAGQERFRSVTHAYYRDAQALLLLYDITSKMSFDNIRAWLTEIHEYAQKDVVIMLLGNKADVSSERAVRTEDGASLAREYGVPFMETSAKTGMNVELAFLAIAKELKQRAMQPLDEPRFQIHDYIESQKKKSSCCVFS
- the RAB37 gene encoding ras-related protein Rab-37 isoform X4, which gives rise to MSGPDGAAETGTRPAGSGEAPKGSGDPPASPRDYELAGKNKVVAVDGVKVKLQIWDTAGQERFRSVTHAYYRDAQALLLLYDITSKMSFDNIRAWLTEIHEYAQKDVVIMLLGNKADVSSERAVRTEDGASLAREYGVPFMETSAKTGMNVELAFLAIAKELKQRAMQPLDEPRFQIHDYIESQKKKSSCCVFS